Proteins encoded within one genomic window of Lactococcus garvieae:
- a CDS encoding gluconate:H+ symporter, producing MDLLIVLVGVLILLFLIGKAKLNTFVSLVIVSFIVAMMLGIDLAKIPTSIETGIGGQLGHLGIIFGFGAMLGRLVADAGGAYRIAHTLIDKFGQKRIQFAVVLASFIIGIALFFEVGMVLLIPIIFAIAAELAIPILYLGIPMVAALSVAHGFLPPHPGPTAIAGVYGANMGLVLLYGFIIAVPSVLIAGPLFTKFAKKMVPDAFTRKGNLSTVGEYKEFKLENTPSFLSSTLTSLMPVLLMAVSTLYVMLAHGGKTPKNPSALDNIIAFIGSPDVAMLLSLLIAIFTMGIFRKIPMKKLMTSAEASIKQIAMMLLIIGGGGAFKQVLIDGGVGDSVAQIFQGSHLSPLVLAWLIAVVLRLALGSATVAALTAAGLVLPLMAATGTNPALLVIATGAGSLFFSHVNDAGFWMFKEYFNLTVKETLLTWSLLETLIAVVGLVGALILNVVV from the coding sequence ATGGATTTACTTATCGTCTTAGTTGGAGTACTAATTTTACTTTTCTTGATTGGAAAAGCAAAGTTGAATACTTTTGTATCTCTTGTTATCGTTTCATTTATTGTTGCGATGATGCTTGGAATAGACTTAGCCAAAATCCCAACGTCAATTGAGACAGGTATTGGAGGACAACTCGGTCACTTAGGAATTATCTTTGGTTTTGGTGCGATGCTTGGTCGATTAGTGGCTGATGCTGGAGGGGCTTACCGTATTGCCCATACTTTAATTGATAAATTTGGTCAAAAAAGAATTCAGTTTGCCGTAGTTTTGGCTTCATTTATTATCGGTATTGCACTTTTCTTTGAAGTCGGAATGGTTCTTTTAATTCCTATTATCTTTGCTATTGCTGCCGAGCTGGCAATCCCAATTCTTTATTTAGGTATTCCAATGGTCGCCGCCCTCTCCGTCGCTCATGGTTTCCTTCCACCTCACCCTGGACCAACAGCTATTGCTGGTGTTTATGGGGCTAATATGGGACTTGTTCTCTTGTATGGCTTCATTATTGCTGTACCTTCTGTCCTGATTGCAGGGCCGCTGTTTACAAAGTTTGCTAAAAAAATGGTTCCAGATGCCTTCACAAGAAAAGGAAATTTGTCTACTGTAGGAGAGTATAAAGAATTTAAACTCGAAAATACACCTTCTTTCTTGTCTTCAACGCTCACTTCACTGATGCCCGTCCTTTTAATGGCTGTTTCTACTTTATATGTGATGCTGGCTCATGGGGGGAAAACGCCAAAGAATCCTAGCGCATTAGATAATATAATCGCTTTTATTGGTAGTCCCGATGTTGCTATGCTTCTTTCATTACTTATTGCTATTTTTACCATGGGAATTTTCCGTAAGATTCCAATGAAGAAGTTGATGACATCCGCAGAAGCTTCTATTAAACAGATTGCGATGATGCTCTTGATTATTGGTGGTGGCGGAGCCTTTAAGCAGGTGCTTATTGATGGTGGTGTAGGTGATTCTGTGGCTCAAATCTTCCAAGGTAGCCATTTGTCACCATTGGTTTTAGCGTGGTTGATTGCTGTTGTTCTCCGCTTGGCATTGGGGTCTGCAACTGTCGCTGCACTGACAGCAGCAGGGCTTGTTCTGCCATTAATGGCAGCAACAGGTACAAATCCAGCCTTATTAGTTATTGCTACTGGGGCGGGCTCACTTTTCTTTAGTCATGTTAATGATGCAGGTTTCTGGATGTTTAAAGAATATTTTAATTTAACTGTCAAAGAAACTTTATTGACATGGTCGCTTTTAGAAACCTTGATTGCCGTTGTGGGGCTAGTGGGTGCACTTATCTTGAATGTTGTTGTATAG
- the gntK gene encoding gluconokinase has product MEYLIGLDLGTTATKAVLFKKDGEIVASSSHGYTLYRDSSGMAEEALEDIFEAVLITIREVSIHLEEEDQLLAVSFSTQLHSLIAFDKNWAPLTRVITWADTRAVAYTDALKASGQGLEIYKRTGTPIHPMAPLSKLLWLRKEKSEIFRKAAHYLDLKGYIFHRLFQSNKMDLSVATGTGIFNIHSLEWDKEVLELTGVSEDQLPQVVEPYEIDQGMPSEYAKKMGIPQETKFVWGAGDGPLSNLGVNAIKPGVAAITIGTSGAIRVVTDKPRVDAKARTFTYALDKDHWVVGGPVNSGGDVFRWIRDQIFDGELTFDEITDIASQIQAGAEGLLFHPYLGGERAPIWDANARGSFFGLNHGHNRNHMARAVLEGVMFNIYMVALSLIEVTGDLRQIQATGGFVSSELWTQILADIFEQPINVPESREAGCLAAVVMAEKALGLIDDLGVVEQMIGSNATYEPNRENFTSYRELSILFVQLARSFEESYKAIADYQRK; this is encoded by the coding sequence ATGGAATATTTGATTGGACTTGATTTAGGAACAACTGCGACGAAAGCTGTGCTCTTTAAAAAAGACGGAGAAATTGTAGCAAGTAGTAGTCATGGGTATACGCTTTATCGGGATTCCAGTGGTATGGCTGAGGAAGCTTTAGAAGATATTTTTGAAGCCGTTTTGATTACGATACGTGAAGTTTCAATCCATCTCGAAGAAGAGGACCAACTCTTAGCCGTATCTTTTAGTACACAGCTGCATTCTTTGATTGCTTTTGATAAAAATTGGGCACCGCTCACAAGAGTCATTACTTGGGCTGATACACGTGCGGTCGCTTACACTGATGCATTGAAAGCTTCAGGACAAGGATTGGAAATTTACAAAAGGACGGGCACACCGATTCATCCAATGGCTCCTTTGTCTAAACTCTTATGGCTGAGGAAGGAAAAGTCAGAGATATTCAGAAAGGCCGCTCATTATCTGGACTTAAAAGGTTATATTTTTCACCGTCTTTTTCAAAGCAATAAAATGGACTTATCCGTAGCTACTGGCACCGGAATTTTCAATATTCATAGTCTGGAATGGGATAAAGAAGTTTTGGAATTGACGGGCGTTTCAGAAGACCAACTGCCTCAGGTGGTAGAACCTTACGAAATTGATCAAGGCATGCCATCAGAATACGCTAAGAAGATGGGGATACCACAAGAAACGAAGTTTGTGTGGGGTGCTGGTGATGGGCCCTTATCCAATCTAGGGGTAAATGCTATCAAGCCAGGGGTTGCGGCTATTACAATCGGTACATCGGGAGCTATTCGTGTCGTGACTGATAAACCGCGTGTTGATGCAAAGGCAAGAACTTTTACTTATGCTTTAGATAAGGACCATTGGGTAGTTGGAGGTCCGGTTAATTCTGGTGGTGATGTCTTTCGTTGGATACGTGATCAGATTTTTGATGGAGAACTCACTTTTGACGAAATTACGGATATAGCTTCGCAAATTCAGGCGGGAGCAGAGGGCTTGCTTTTCCATCCTTATCTGGGTGGGGAACGTGCACCAATATGGGATGCAAATGCACGTGGCTCATTCTTTGGACTAAACCATGGACACAACCGTAACCATATGGCGCGTGCAGTATTAGAAGGTGTCATGTTTAATATTTATATGGTTGCTCTGAGTTTGATTGAAGTTACCGGAGACTTAAGACAGATTCAAGCTACAGGAGGTTTTGTTAGTTCTGAACTGTGGACACAAATCTTGGCAGATATATTTGAGCAACCCATTAATGTTCCAGAGAGCAGGGAAGCGGGTTGCTTAGCCGCAGTAGTAATGGCAGAAAAAGCTTTGGGCCTAATTGATGATTTGGGCGTGGTTGAACAGATGATTGGCTCCAATGCAACATATGAACCCAATAGGGAAAATTTCACCTCTTACCGAGAATTGTCGATTTTGTTTGTACAATTGGCGCGCAGTTTTGAAGAAAGTTACAAGGCAATCGCTGACTACCAGCGGAAATAA
- the gnd gene encoding phosphogluconate dehydrogenase (NAD(+)-dependent, decarboxylating), with protein sequence MKFGMIGLGKMGYNLVKNAVDHGIEVVAFDQDNAAVTEAEKFSDKITPARSLENFISELPHPKIVWVMLPAGEPTNATIDTLSERLGAGDILIDGGNSNYKDNLKQNDQLKMKGIHFFDVGTSGGMAGARSGGNFMIGGDDEEAWKIIEPLFEALAQEDGYLYTGKLGSGHYLKMIHNGIEYGMMQAIAEGFEILEASPYEYDYEAVAKLWNHGSVIRSWLMELAEAQFAQDPKLDEIAGKVAASGEGKWTVEESLDLEIPAPIIALSLMMRNRSLQEDSMTGKVVAALRNGFGGHAVVEK encoded by the coding sequence ATGAAATTTGGAATGATTGGCCTAGGAAAAATGGGTTATAACTTAGTGAAAAATGCCGTCGACCACGGGATAGAAGTTGTGGCCTTTGACCAGGATAATGCAGCGGTCACTGAAGCAGAAAAATTTTCCGACAAAATTACTCCTGCTCGAAGTTTAGAAAATTTTATAAGTGAACTGCCTCATCCTAAGATAGTATGGGTGATGTTACCAGCAGGAGAACCAACAAATGCAACGATTGACACGTTATCTGAACGTCTTGGCGCAGGTGATATTCTTATTGATGGCGGGAATTCTAATTATAAGGATAATTTGAAGCAAAATGATCAGCTAAAAATGAAGGGAATACATTTCTTTGATGTAGGAACTTCTGGGGGCATGGCAGGTGCACGTTCAGGTGGTAATTTTATGATTGGTGGCGATGATGAAGAAGCTTGGAAAATAATAGAACCTCTTTTTGAAGCATTGGCACAAGAAGATGGCTATCTTTATACTGGAAAATTAGGGAGTGGACATTATTTGAAGATGATTCATAATGGTATTGAATATGGCATGATGCAGGCTATCGCTGAAGGGTTTGAAATTTTGGAAGCTTCACCTTATGAGTATGATTATGAGGCGGTAGCTAAACTTTGGAATCATGGCTCCGTTATTCGTAGCTGGTTGATGGAGCTGGCTGAAGCACAATTTGCTCAAGATCCTAAATTAGACGAAATTGCAGGAAAAGTTGCTGCCTCTGGAGAAGGGAAATGGACCGTGGAAGAAAGTTTAGATTTAGAAATCCCAGCTCCGATTATCGCTTTATCTCTTATGATGCGTAATCGTAGTCTGCAGGAAGACAGTATGACAGGGAAAGTTGTTGCCGCTTTACGCAATGGTTTTGGTGGACATGCAGTCGTTGAAAAATAA